The DNA window GGGCGAGACTCGGGCCTCCGGCTCCAGCGCCTGCGCGGTGGCCGCGGCGGCGGTGAGGCGCGGCATGGTGTCGGAGCGGCAGGTGGCGGTCCGCATGCCCGGGGGCACCCTGCACGTGCACGTGCGCGACGACTGGTCGCTCGTGCTGCGGGGCCCGGTGGAGTCCGTGTACCGCGGCACGCTGACGGAGGGGATGCTGCGCCGGCTGGGGATTTTGGGATGAGCCTGGCGAAGCGCATCATCCCCTGCCTGGACGTCAAGGACGGGCGGGTGGTGAAGGGAATCCAGTTCGTGGGGCTGCGCGACGCGGGCGACCCCGTGGAGCAGGCCGTCCGCTACGACGAGCAACGCGCGGACGAGCTCTGCTTCCTGGACATCACCGCCAGCCACGAGGGCCGCGCGTCGATGCTCGACGTCATTCGGCGCACGGCGGACAGCATCTTCATTCCGTTCACGGTGGGCGGCGGCATCCGCTCGGTCGACGACTTCAACGCCATCCTGGGCGCCGGGGCCGACAAGGTGGCCGTCAACACCGCCGCGCTGGCCGACCCGGACCTGGTGCGGCGCGCGGCCGACCACTACGGCTCGCAGTGCGTGGTGGTGGCCGTCGATGCGCGGCGCACCGCCACAGGTGACGTGGAGAGCGGCTGGGAGGTGTACACGCATGGCGGCCGCAAGCCCACGGGCATCGACGCCGTGGCGTGGGCGCGGCGCGCGCAGGAGCTGGGCGCGGGAGAGATCCTGCTGACTTCCATGGACCGGGACGGCACCCGCGACGGCTACGACCTGCCGCTGCTGGAGGCGGTCAGCCGCGAGGTGCGCATCCCCGTCATCGCGTCGGGCGGCGCGGGGGCGCTGGAGCATCTGGACAGCGCCCTGGCGGCGGGCGCGCACGCCGTGCTGGCGGCGTCGATCTTCCATTTCGGCGAGTACACGCTGGCCGAGGCGCGCCGGTACCTGGCCGCGCGCGGGCACCCCGTGCGGCAGTAGTCCGGCGGCGCGGCGCGGCCCTTGCCGTTCGCGGGGCAAGGTCGGTGGTTTTGCAATGGCGACGGGCGCCCGGCGGCGGCCCCGAACGGAGGAGAGAAACGTTGAAGCACGGAATTTTGCGTAGCCTGGCCCTGGCCGCGCTGGTTGGTTCGCTTGCCGCGTGCGGTGGCGACAACGGCGGCGGGACGGAAAAGGGAAAGAGTGCCGCCGCGGGCGACACCGGTAAGGCCGCCGCGGGGGCACAGCCCACGCCGCAGCGCCCCGCGACCAGCTTCGCGCTGGGCAGCACCGCGGCGCAGGCCCAGGCGTGCCAGCAGCAGCGGCAGGCCCGGCTGGACTCGGCAGCCGCCGCGCTGCAGGCGGATTCCACGGCCAAGCGGCCGGGAGCGGGACGCAATCCGCTGTTCGCCAAGGAAAAGGGCTGGTATCCCAAGATGCCGGCGTTCGCCGACGGCTCGCTGCTGCCGTGCAACCGCATCGTGGTGTACTACGGCAATCCCAACTCCAAGAAGATGGGTGCTCTCGGCGAGTACCCGCGCGACGAGATGCTCGCCCGGCTGAACCGCCAGGTGCAGGCGTGGCGCCAGGCCGATCCCGGCACGCCCGTGATCCCGGGGCTTCACCTGATCGCCGTCGTGGCGCAGGGCGATCCCGGGCCGTCGGGCAAGTACCGCGCGCAGATTCGCGACGCGCAGGTCGACTCCATCCACCAGATGGCCAAGTCGATCAACGGCATCATGTTCATCGACGTGCAGGTGGGCAACGACGACATCCGCAAC is part of the Longimicrobium sp. genome and encodes:
- the hisF gene encoding imidazole glycerol phosphate synthase subunit HisF produces the protein MSLAKRIIPCLDVKDGRVVKGIQFVGLRDAGDPVEQAVRYDEQRADELCFLDITASHEGRASMLDVIRRTADSIFIPFTVGGGIRSVDDFNAILGAGADKVAVNTAALADPDLVRRAADHYGSQCVVVAVDARRTATGDVESGWEVYTHGGRKPTGIDAVAWARRAQELGAGEILLTSMDRDGTRDGYDLPLLEAVSREVRIPVIASGGAGALEHLDSALAAGAHAVLAASIFHFGEYTLAEARRYLAARGHPVRQ